One Pseudomonas brassicacearum genomic region harbors:
- the gcvA gene encoding transcriptional regulator GcvA, giving the protein MIADLPPLNAVRAFAAAARHQSFSRAAEELHVSHSAVSRHVKLLEERLGVSLFERRTRQSLLTPEGKAFYEQVSEALTQIANAAATLTRRASQRKVTINVRPSFAVRWLIPRLPDFVVLHPDIKPEVVTSTRAPDPSREPFDVVIRRGHSGWSASVKPTVLLEDDLLLVAAPSLLQNVPLDSTHDLARHTLLSGKTRSSDWQDWAEHAGNEPLNNLPTLQFDHMHLVLQAAVDGLGVALCPASLLGRDLSNGRLTCPLPALRLPLSRFYYGVSRDAVGETQVFVDWLFSQIQQNAAAATSRTDAVF; this is encoded by the coding sequence ATGATCGCCGACCTCCCCCCGTTGAACGCCGTCCGCGCCTTCGCCGCTGCCGCTCGCCACCAGAGCTTCAGTCGCGCAGCCGAAGAACTGCACGTCAGCCATAGCGCCGTCAGCCGGCACGTAAAGCTGCTCGAAGAGCGCCTGGGCGTGTCGCTGTTCGAGCGTCGAACCCGTCAGTCTTTGCTCACGCCCGAGGGGAAAGCGTTTTACGAACAAGTCAGCGAGGCGCTGACACAGATCGCCAACGCCGCTGCCACCCTGACCCGCCGTGCATCCCAGCGCAAAGTCACCATCAACGTGCGCCCGTCCTTCGCGGTGCGCTGGTTGATCCCTCGGCTACCGGATTTCGTCGTGCTGCACCCGGACATCAAGCCTGAAGTGGTCACCAGCACCAGGGCACCGGACCCGTCACGGGAACCCTTCGATGTGGTCATTCGCCGTGGACATTCCGGCTGGTCAGCCAGCGTGAAGCCCACCGTGCTGCTGGAAGACGACTTGTTGCTGGTCGCCGCGCCATCGTTGCTGCAAAACGTGCCACTGGACAGCACCCACGATCTGGCCCGGCACACCTTGCTGTCGGGCAAGACCCGTAGCAGCGATTGGCAAGACTGGGCGGAACACGCAGGGAACGAGCCATTGAACAACCTGCCGACCCTGCAATTCGATCACATGCACCTCGTGCTGCAGGCCGCCGTCGATGGGCTGGGCGTGGCGTTGTGTCCGGCTTCGCTGCTGGGTAGGGATTTGTCCAACGGGCGCCTGACCTGTCCACTGCCGGCGTTGCGCCTGCCGTTGTCCCGTTTCTATTACGGTGTTTCTCGGGATGCGGTGGGTGAAACGCAGGTTTTTGTGGATTGGTTGTTTTCTCAGATCCAGCAGAATGCAGCCGCCGCGACATCTAGAACCGATGCCGTTTTTTGA
- a CDS encoding GNAT family N-acetyltransferase, with protein MITPRDELAIRQISALPPEILRLEAQAITEGFRFLTRLIADWKDGSNRFDQPGEGLFGAFSNGQLVAIGGLSNDPYAGADIGRLRRVYVWRAARGQHVGKALVQRLLAHAAQSFSVVRLSTDTPEGAAFYLRCGFRPVEDDFATHVMSFSDVR; from the coding sequence ATGATTACACCAAGGGATGAACTCGCGATACGTCAGATCTCAGCACTGCCCCCGGAAATTCTGCGGCTAGAAGCGCAGGCAATAACGGAAGGTTTCAGGTTTCTCACGCGCCTGATTGCTGATTGGAAAGACGGCTCCAATCGATTCGATCAACCCGGGGAAGGTCTTTTTGGAGCTTTCAGCAATGGGCAGCTTGTTGCCATTGGTGGTCTGTCAAATGATCCCTATGCCGGGGCGGATATCGGCAGACTGCGTCGGGTATACGTCTGGCGTGCAGCAAGGGGTCAACATGTGGGAAAAGCGTTGGTGCAGCGGCTTCTTGCGCATGCAGCGCAAAGCTTCAGTGTGGTGCGTTTGTCAACGGATACGCCAGAGGGCGCAGCCTTTTACCTGCGCTGCGGATTTCGGCCAGTAGAGGACGATTTTGCGACCCATGTCATGTCATTTTCAGATGTCAGGTAA
- a CDS encoding epoxide hydrolase family protein, with product MLIEPFSIDIPNSALEDLRHRLLNARLPEPLAEQGWSEGMDMDVLRELLAHWSTAFDWRAQEAALNRLPQFVTHIGGQRVHFIHQRGTGPKPMPLILTHGWPGSFIEMQRIIPLLTDPARHGGDPADAFDVVVPSLPGYTFSAPFKQPGRGPYAIAGLWNELMSGLGYERFSAQGGDIGAGVSTWLGVRFPERVTGIHLNYIPGSYHPPLGETEPALTEAESDFLQRAAAFADAEGAYGHIQRTKPQSLAVGLNDSPAGLLAWMGEKILSWSDASAGPVIDRDWLLTNVTLYWLTNCIGSSFRQYVEGSKRPLLFNSGERVKPAVGVALFPKELPMPPRSWVARCCDVQRWTAMPRGGHFAALEQPELLAEDIRAFFRPLRQV from the coding sequence ATGCTCATCGAGCCTTTCTCCATCGACATCCCCAACAGCGCCCTTGAAGACCTTCGGCACCGCCTGCTGAACGCAAGGCTGCCAGAGCCCTTGGCCGAGCAAGGCTGGAGCGAAGGCATGGACATGGATGTGCTACGAGAGCTTCTCGCACATTGGTCGACCGCGTTCGATTGGCGGGCCCAGGAAGCCGCGCTGAATCGCCTGCCGCAGTTTGTCACCCACATCGGCGGGCAAAGGGTCCACTTTATTCATCAACGTGGCACCGGTCCGAAGCCGATGCCGCTCATCCTCACCCACGGCTGGCCCGGCTCGTTCATTGAGATGCAGCGCATCATCCCTTTGCTGACGGACCCGGCCCGCCATGGCGGCGATCCTGCGGATGCCTTCGATGTGGTGGTGCCCTCTCTGCCCGGCTATACCTTTTCCGCGCCGTTCAAGCAACCCGGCAGGGGGCCGTATGCAATTGCCGGGTTATGGAACGAGTTGATGAGCGGGCTGGGTTATGAACGGTTTAGTGCCCAGGGCGGGGACATTGGCGCGGGGGTGTCGACCTGGCTTGGCGTGCGGTTTCCCGAGCGAGTGACGGGTATTCACCTCAATTACATTCCGGGCTCTTATCACCCTCCCCTTGGCGAAACCGAGCCTGCGCTGACAGAAGCGGAATCGGACTTCCTGCAACGCGCGGCGGCATTTGCCGACGCCGAAGGCGCCTATGGGCACATTCAGCGAACCAAACCCCAGAGCCTGGCCGTGGGCCTGAATGACTCCCCGGCCGGGCTGTTGGCGTGGATGGGGGAAAAGATCCTGTCCTGGAGTGATGCAAGCGCTGGCCCGGTCATTGACCGTGACTGGTTGCTGACCAACGTGACGCTCTACTGGCTGACGAATTGCATTGGCTCGTCGTTTCGTCAGTATGTGGAAGGCAGCAAGCGGCCATTGCTGTTCAACAGCGGCGAGCGGGTGAAGCCTGCGGTTGGGGTGGCGCTGTTTCCCAAGGAACTGCCCATGCCGCCGAGGAGTTGGGTGGCGCGTTGCTGCGACGTGCAGCGCTGGACGGCAATGCCCCGGGGTGGTCACTTTGCCGCGTTGGAACAGCCGGAGTTGTTGGCGGAGGATATCAGGGCGTTTTTCCGGCCGTTGCGTCAGGTGTGA